GAGTTATTTATCCATTAGAAATAGAAGGAGATTTACATTTGAAAATTAGCCCTCCCAAAAAGGATGCTAAGGATTTTCAGTTGTTTTTCATCACACAGGTTAATGAAAAACAAACGCATGTAGCTTTTATTTTAGATAAAAATCTGAATTTAATTGATTCTAGTTATTCTCAGCAAAATGGTAACGGGAAAAGAGAGATTGTTTCTATCTCACAAGCCGAAGAAGATTACTTGTTGAGAAGTGTTCAAAGCGAGCTTGAGTCTTTCATGAAAAAGATGTATCAGACTTTGTATGGATAGTTTACCAGAGAAAGTAACTTCTTGCTCACCGCAATGCTGTATGAACAACGGGGTATGTTGAGGGACTTTACTAGAAAAAGATACCGTAGATGAGCTACAAAAAAATTACCCAAGTACTTATAATTTCATTCGAAATATTGAAGCAGGTAATCAAGAGTTGACAGAGATGAGGTGATTAGATGAAGAAGAGAAAATTTGTAATTTTTTCGTTGTTAATGGTTCTATTATTATCTTTCTCTGGTTTTCAGTACTATAAATATCAGAGAGTTCACAATATTTTTGATGAAATATACTACGAAGAAAGTGATTATCACAATTATACATTTCTCTGGAAAGGACGAGCTTTTTATAAGTTAAAAGGGTTAAAAATTATCGATAATGGATCTCAAGATTTATATAAACATTCTATTGATTATAAAAGTGTAAATTTACCAAACACTATTCATTCTCTAGGTTATTATTTTTATTTTGGATTTCAGGAGATGACGAAAGTTGGGATAGAAATGCGTTTGAGACTGCCAGATACAGAGACAACCATAAATGTAGATTACCAGTACGAGGTAAACAATCAGCAATTAGAACGGTTTATGTGGTACTATGATGATGAGAGTACAGGATATTTTCAGCAGTCTCAAGTAGAAGCCTTTCTAGCGGATCATGGAAAGACTGTCGATGAGATTCGCAAAGAAGCAGATGAAATACTCCGTCACAAAGTCCTTAAAGACTGGACTTCCATATATGCTAGTCGTTTTAGCCCAGATAATTGGGGAGAAGTGACAGTTAAGGATATATGGAGAACAGAATAACAAACGGAACGACGAGGTAATAGTTTTATAAAGGCAGCTTACCATGACAGAGTTCTTAAGAACATTTTATTGTATTCGATAGCTTTGGTCTGCTTTCTTTTGGTGTGACGGAAGAAACTTCCTATACTATCACCATCACTAATATAGACGACAAACCGGTGCACTTTGAAGCTCAAGTGGTGGATAGGTAGATTTAAGAACCGTAAACTAGGCCTCAGTAGTTGCAATTGTTTAGTAAAGGAGACTTGTTTCTTTGAAAGTAACAATCAGCTTGTTTCATTCGAATATGCAAGAGAGGCTCTAGTGGCGAATACTAGTCAAAATTTCAAAAAAGATTTAGATAAACCCAATCCCGCAGTTGGAGAGTAATATGTTAAAAAGAATAAGAAACTATTATAAAAACAAACCAACTCAAGCTATCTTAATGCTCGTAGTTCTTATTTGGTCAGTATATGAGATTAGTGCGACCAGTTTGGCAAGTAATTCTGCATTGACTAAGGAATTCATGCATAGTCGGTATGTTATGGTTTGGCCAATGGTAGATAAGAAAATGAAATTATACCACTATGCGGAAGAATGGACTAATGACGTTTTAGTTGGAATTATGCATTTAGACTATGGAAATATTAGAATAACTAGTTTTCCTAAAAAATGGGAGAGTGAAGCTGAAGTATACTATACGCTGTCTCAGGATGAATATGCTGATAGAGTATATTTTTTCTTAGACGAGCCAATTTCCAAAGCCTATATCAGCAGTTTAGAACAAAATTATTATTTGATTTCAAAGAATGCAGTTGCTATTGAAGAGGAAACAGGTAAAACAGTTGAACAGTTAGTTCAAGAAGTGGGGAATGCAAGGAAAAACTTCTTATCAGCTCTTGGAAAGATGAAAATCCTTCGTTTGGTCTATTTGATTCTTCGTATGATAGTATTGTTGCAGTGTATCAGGTGGTCGGGTCAGCGTAGAAAAAGGAAAGAGAACGAAATTTTGCAGAATACATAGAGCTCCAAAAAGGTACGATGATAAAGAGCTTCCAAACAATCAAAAAGATATTCATTTGGTAAAGAATGGGATTGTTGTCAGCTACCAAGGGGAGAAAGTTTTTTATGTAACCAATAACAAGTCCTACACGATCACCATCACCAATGTAGACGACAAGCCAGCTTACTTTGAAGCTCAAGTGGTGGATCGGTAAAATTTCAGCTCTCAAATGAGGGCTTTTTTAGATTCAAGTTTCAAAAAAGAAGCAAATATGATATACTAAAGAACGAGTATTCTATTAGAATTAGGACAAGCAATATGAAACAAACAATTATTCTTTTATACGGTGGGCGTAGTGCAGAGCGTGAAGTCTCTGTCCTTTCAGCTGAAAGTGTTATGCGTGCGGTCAACTACGACCGTTTCACAGTCAAGACTTTCTTCATCAGCCAGTCAGGTGACTTTATTAAAACACAGGAATTTAGCCAGACCCCAGGTCAAGAAGACCGTCTCATGACCAATGAAACTATTGATTGGGATAAGAAAATAGCGCCAAGTTCCATTTACGAAGAAGGCGCAGTGGTCTTTCCGGTTCTTCATGGTCCGATGGGAGAAGATGGCTCTGTTCAAGGATTCTTGGAAGTTTTGAAAATGCCTTACGTTGGTTGTAACATCTTGTCATCCAGCCTTGCCATGGATAAAATTACGACTAAGCGTGTCTTGGAGTCTGCCGGGATTGCCCAAGTACCTTATGTGGCCATCGTCGAAGGTGATGATGTGACTGCTAAAATCGCTGAAGTTGAAGAAAAATTGACTTATCCAGTCTTCACGAAACCGTCAAACATGGGTTCAAGTGTCGGTATTTCTAAGTCTGAAAATCAAGAGGAGCTCCGTCAAGCTTTGGAACTTGCCTTCCAATATGACAGCCGTGTCTTGGTAGAGCAAGGGGTGAATGCCCGTGAAATCGAGGTTGGTCTTTTGGGCAATTACGATGTGAAGAGCACTTTGCCAGGTGAAGTGGTCAAGGATGTTGCCTTTTATGACTATGATGCTAAATACATCGATAACAAGATTACCATGGACATCCCAGCCAAGATTAGCGATGATGTAGTAGCTGTCATGCGTCAAAATGCAGAAACAGCCTTCCGTGCGATTGGTGGACTTGGTCTATCTCGTTGTGATTTCTTCTATACAGATAAGGGCGAAATTTTCCTAAATGAGCTTAATACCATGCCAGGTTTTACCCAGTGGTCTATGTATCCACTACTTTGGGATAATATGGGAATCAGCTACCCAGAACTAATCGAGCATTTGGTTGACCTTGCTAAGCAAAGTTTTGACAAGCGCGAAGCGCATTTGCTATAAAAATGAAAGAGAGGGTAGAAGCCAGAACTATCACTGCATGGTGACTAGAGTTCTTGGACTTCAACCCTTTTTAAAGGAGTAGAAATGAAATTAACAATCCATGAAGTTGCCCAAGCTGTTGGAGCTAAAAATGACGTTAGTCTTTTTGCGGACGTTCAGTTAGAAAAAGCTGAGTTCGACAGTCGTCTGATTGGGACAGGTGATTTGTTTGTGCCACTTAAAGGTGCGCGTGACGGTCATGACTTTATCGAAACAGCTTTTGAAAATGGTGCAGTAGTAAGCTTGTCTGAGAAAGAGGTTGCAAATCATCCCTACATTCTAGTAGACGACGTTTTGACTGCCTTTCAAACCCTCGCAGCCTACTATCTTGAAAAAACGGCAGTTGATGTCTTTGCAGTAACGGGTTCAAATGGAAAAACGACGACCAAGGATATGTTGGCGCATTTACTGTCAACAACCTACAAGACCTACAAAACTCAGGGAAATTACAATAACGAGATTGGCCTTCCTTACACAGTTCTCCACATGCCTGAAGGGACAGAAAAGTTGGTCTTGGAGATGGGGCAGGATCACTTGGGAGATATCCATCTCTTGTCTGAATTGGCTCATCCAAAAACAGCTATCGTGACCTTGGTTGGAGAGGCTCATTTGGCCTTTTTCAAAGACCGTTCAGAAATTGCTAAAGGAAAATTGCAAATTGCAGACGGTATGGCACCAGGTTCTTTGCTTTTGGCACCAGCCGACTCCATTGTAGAGGACTACTTGCCTACAGATAAAAAAGTGGTCCGTTTTGGGTCAGGAGCTGAGTTAGAAGTCACAGACTTGATTGAGCGCAAGGATAGTCTGACCTTTAAGGCTAATTTTTTGGAACAAGCCCTCGATTTGCCAGTGACAGGTAAGTACAACGCCACCAATGCTATGATTGCTGCTTATGTGGCTCTACAAGAAGGAGTTTCGGAGGAGCAAATTCGTCAGGCCTTTCAGAACCTAGAATTGACCCGCAATCGTACTGAGTGGAAGAAAGCAGCCAATGGAGCAGATATTCTGTCTGACGTATACAATGCCAATCCAACTGCTATGAAGTTGATTTTGGAGACATTCTCTGCCATTCCAGCTAATGAAGGGGGCAAGAAAATCGCTGTCTTAGCAGACATGAAGGAACTTGGTGACCAGTCTGTTCAGCTCCATAACCAGATGATTTTGAGCCTATCGCCAGATGTGCTGGATACCGTTATTTTCTATGGAGAAGACATTGCCGAATTAAGCCAACTTGCTAGTCAAATGTTCCCAATAGGTCACGTTTTCTACTTCAAGAAAACAGCTGACGAGGACCAATTTGAAGACCTAGTAAAACAAGTCAAGGAAAGTCTCGGTGCCAATGACCAAATCTTGCTCAAAGGCTCTAACTCCATGAATCTAGCCAAGTTGGTAGAAAGTTTAGAAAATGAATGCAAGTGATTTTGCTAAGTATCTTCAAAGAATGCTAGCCATTACGGATACTGGATTAACCTTTACAAAAGATCCTTTCAACCGTGAGCGTTACGAGGACTTGCGAAGCCTGTTATCTGAAATGTTGAATCAGGGATCAGACCTCGATGCAGAAGAAGTAGCAGAAGTCATGAAACCGACTTCCGTTTATGCAACTCCTCTGATGGACGTCCGTGCTTGGATTGTTGAGGATGAAAAAGTCTGTTTAGTTAGAGGAAAAGGGGAGGATAGTTGGGCTTTGCCAGGTGGTTTTGGTGAAGTTGGCTATTCTCCAACCGAAAATATTCTTAAAGAAATTGAAGAAGAAACCGGCTTTACAGCAAAAGCTGAAAGGTTACTTGCAGTTTTTGACACCAATCGTTTCCAACTACAGAGCAAACAATATGCAAAGTTTGTCTTTGAATGTAAGCTTCTTGATGGACAATTTCAAGAGAATCAAGAAATTGCTGAACTTCAATTTTTTGCCATTGACCAATTGCCAGTCTTATCTGAAAAACGCATCACCAAGGAGCAAATGGAGATTCTTTGGCAAGTTTATAAAGGACAAAGAGACCAATATGTTGATTAGTTTATGCTAGAGAAGTTGACAAATCAAAAAAGGATATCTGCAAGGTGCATTTCTGCAATACAAATGATATAATAGGTTGCGAATTTAAGACGCAAGTATTCTATGCATAGCATGGAATCAAGTTTTTCAAAAAATTTAAAAGCTGGGGAAAGTGAATTTTTTATTGCCTCTAGCTAGATGAACGAGGAATAGAATATGAATTTGTGGGATAAATTATTTACCACACAGATATCAGAACCGCCCCAGTTTGAACTCCACTGGTACATTGGTTTGTTATGTTTACTGGCTCTTACTTTCTATGCTTCTTATCGTTTTCGCGATAAAGTGGCTTACCAGCGTTTTATTCAGATCCTTCAGTCTGTTCAACTGATTGTTCTGTATAGCTGGTATTGGGGCAATCTCATGCCTCTGTCAGAAAGTTTGCCCTTCTATCATTGCCGTATCGCCATGTTTGTGATGCTCTTGATTCCAGGGACATCCAAGTACAAACAATACTTTGCCCTTTTAGGAACTTTTGGAGCAACAGCGGCACTGGCTTACCCACTCTTTGATCCCTACCCATTTCCACACGTGACCATTTTGTCTTTCATTATCGGACATGTTGCCCTTTTAGGAAATGCGCTTCTATACTTGTTTAGAAACTATGAGGCTTCCCTTCTCGATTTGAAG
This Streptococcus oralis DNA region includes the following protein-coding sequences:
- a CDS encoding YwaF family protein; its protein translation is MNLWDKLFTTQISEPPQFELHWYIGLLCLLALTFYASYRFRDKVAYQRFIQILQSVQLIVLYSWYWGNLMPLSESLPFYHCRIAMFVMLLIPGTSKYKQYFALLGTFGATAALAYPLFDPYPFPHVTILSFIIGHVALLGNALLYLFRNYEASLLDLKNVAVITFALNGLIWVVNLVVGGDYGFLSKPPIVGNFGQPLNYLIVSTVIVIAIRLTGKLVENFLQQKSEEFIQEKI
- a CDS encoding thiol-disulfide isomerase encodes the protein MSDKVKQFKWLIVLSLFLLSIPLYFTYKHFRQSSALKESFEKNERIEVLHRLTASEKYASDNRKAGYTIPSDGAIRLDGVIYPLEIEGDLHLKISPPKKDAKDFQLFFITQVNEKQTHVAFILDKNLNLIDSSYSQQNGNGKREIVSISQAEEDYLLRSVQSELESFMKKMYQTLYG
- a CDS encoding UDP-N-acetylmuramoyl-tripeptide--D-alanyl-D-alanine ligase codes for the protein MKLTIHEVAQAVGAKNDVSLFADVQLEKAEFDSRLIGTGDLFVPLKGARDGHDFIETAFENGAVVSLSEKEVANHPYILVDDVLTAFQTLAAYYLEKTAVDVFAVTGSNGKTTTKDMLAHLLSTTYKTYKTQGNYNNEIGLPYTVLHMPEGTEKLVLEMGQDHLGDIHLLSELAHPKTAIVTLVGEAHLAFFKDRSEIAKGKLQIADGMAPGSLLLAPADSIVEDYLPTDKKVVRFGSGAELEVTDLIERKDSLTFKANFLEQALDLPVTGKYNATNAMIAAYVALQEGVSEEQIRQAFQNLELTRNRTEWKKAANGADILSDVYNANPTAMKLILETFSAIPANEGGKKIAVLADMKELGDQSVQLHNQMILSLSPDVLDTVIFYGEDIAELSQLASQMFPIGHVFYFKKTADEDQFEDLVKQVKESLGANDQILLKGSNSMNLAKLVESLENECK
- a CDS encoding TipC family immunity protein, with product MKKRKFVIFSLLMVLLLSFSGFQYYKYQRVHNIFDEIYYEESDYHNYTFLWKGRAFYKLKGLKIIDNGSQDLYKHSIDYKSVNLPNTIHSLGYYFYFGFQEMTKVGIEMRLRLPDTETTINVDYQYEVNNQQLERFMWYYDDESTGYFQQSQVEAFLADHGKTVDEIRKEADEILRHKVLKDWTSIYASRFSPDNWGEVTVKDIWRTE
- a CDS encoding D-alanine--D-alanine ligase — its product is MKQTIILLYGGRSAEREVSVLSAESVMRAVNYDRFTVKTFFISQSGDFIKTQEFSQTPGQEDRLMTNETIDWDKKIAPSSIYEEGAVVFPVLHGPMGEDGSVQGFLEVLKMPYVGCNILSSSLAMDKITTKRVLESAGIAQVPYVAIVEGDDVTAKIAEVEEKLTYPVFTKPSNMGSSVGISKSENQEELRQALELAFQYDSRVLVEQGVNAREIEVGLLGNYDVKSTLPGEVVKDVAFYDYDAKYIDNKITMDIPAKISDDVVAVMRQNAETAFRAIGGLGLSRCDFFYTDKGEIFLNELNTMPGFTQWSMYPLLWDNMGISYPELIEHLVDLAKQSFDKREAHLL
- a CDS encoding NUDIX hydrolase N-terminal domain-containing protein; protein product: MNASDFAKYLQRMLAITDTGLTFTKDPFNRERYEDLRSLLSEMLNQGSDLDAEEVAEVMKPTSVYATPLMDVRAWIVEDEKVCLVRGKGEDSWALPGGFGEVGYSPTENILKEIEEETGFTAKAERLLAVFDTNRFQLQSKQYAKFVFECKLLDGQFQENQEIAELQFFAIDQLPVLSEKRITKEQMEILWQVYKGQRDQYVD